A stretch of Pseudomonas sp. LRP2-20 DNA encodes these proteins:
- a CDS encoding putative 2-aminoethylphosphonate ABC transporter permease subunit, translating to MPAPMSLPLTQTKPAPRGDVALGDRLFVVGGKSLLLVLLLLAVVMPLLAIFWKGFSGETGQGGGLLAARELFASANFHWLLGNSLAVACTVAVLVVPLAYLFAYALQRTLIPAKGLWRGISLLPLLAPSMLPAIALVYLFGNQGLLRSLLSDNIYGFWGIVLGEAIYTFPHALMILLSALSLADARLFDAASSMGAGPWRAFCSITWPATRQSVFAAFCLVFTLTITDFGVPVVVGGDYQVLALEAYKAVVGQQQFGRGALIGMVLLLPALFSFGVDAWLRRRQGQAMSGRAQVFEPTPSRCRDACFLAIVLLVCAALLVVIGMAVYSSLVTFWPYNLTLSFKHYLFDDTAGGGWLAYRNSVTMAMCTALIGSIVIFTGAYLMEKTQGQRLLNQALRLLSFIPMAVPGLVLGLGYVFFFNLSGNPLHVFYGGMALLVLCTIAHYLTTAQMTAATALRQLDGEFEAAALSLKAPLYKHFVRVTVPICLPALLDIIRYLFVSAMTTVSAAIFLYSPDTILAAVAVLNMDDAGNVGGAAAMSALILLTSAAASLLLAAASRGLLRRSQAWRQRASGH from the coding sequence ATGCCTGCGCCAATGTCCCTGCCGCTGACCCAGACCAAACCTGCACCACGCGGCGACGTCGCCCTGGGTGACCGCCTGTTCGTCGTCGGTGGCAAGAGCCTGCTGCTGGTTCTGCTGCTGCTGGCCGTGGTGATGCCGTTGCTGGCCATTTTCTGGAAAGGCTTCAGCGGTGAAACCGGCCAGGGCGGTGGCTTGCTGGCCGCCCGCGAGTTGTTTGCCAGCGCAAACTTCCACTGGCTGCTCGGCAACAGCCTGGCGGTGGCCTGCACCGTGGCGGTGCTCGTGGTGCCGCTGGCTTACCTGTTTGCCTACGCCTTGCAGCGCACGCTGATCCCGGCCAAAGGCCTGTGGCGGGGCATCTCGTTGCTGCCGCTGCTGGCGCCGTCGATGCTCCCGGCAATTGCCCTGGTCTATCTGTTCGGCAACCAAGGCCTGCTGCGCAGCCTGCTCAGCGACAACATCTATGGCTTCTGGGGCATCGTGCTCGGCGAGGCCATCTACACCTTCCCCCATGCGCTGATGATCCTGCTCTCGGCGCTGTCGCTGGCAGACGCGCGGCTGTTCGACGCCGCGTCGAGCATGGGCGCCGGTCCGTGGCGGGCGTTTTGCAGCATCACCTGGCCAGCCACGCGTCAGTCGGTGTTCGCCGCGTTCTGCCTGGTATTCACCTTGACCATCACCGACTTCGGCGTGCCGGTCGTGGTCGGCGGCGACTATCAGGTGCTGGCGCTGGAAGCCTACAAGGCGGTGGTCGGCCAGCAGCAGTTCGGCCGTGGCGCGTTGATCGGCATGGTGCTGTTGCTGCCAGCGCTGTTCAGCTTCGGCGTCGATGCCTGGCTGCGTCGGCGCCAGGGCCAGGCGATGAGCGGCCGTGCCCAGGTGTTCGAGCCCACCCCGTCACGTTGCCGTGATGCCTGCTTCCTGGCCATTGTGCTACTGGTCTGTGCGGCGCTGCTGGTAGTGATCGGCATGGCGGTGTACTCGTCGCTGGTGACGTTCTGGCCGTACAACCTGACCCTGTCGTTCAAGCACTACCTGTTCGACGACACCGCCGGTGGCGGCTGGCTGGCCTACCGCAACAGCGTGACCATGGCTATGTGCACTGCGCTGATCGGCAGTATCGTGATCTTCACCGGTGCCTACCTGATGGAGAAAACTCAAGGCCAGCGCCTGCTCAACCAAGCCCTGCGTCTGCTCAGTTTCATCCCTATGGCGGTACCTGGGTTGGTGCTGGGCCTGGGCTACGTGTTCTTCTTCAACCTCAGTGGCAACCCGCTGCACGTGTTCTATGGCGGCATGGCGCTGCTGGTGCTGTGCACCATCGCCCATTACCTGACCACCGCACAGATGACCGCTGCCACCGCGCTGCGCCAGCTCGACGGCGAGTTCGAGGCCGCCGCGCTGTCGCTCAAGGCGCCGCTGTACAAGCACTTCGTGCGGGTCACCGTGCCGATCTGCCTGCCGGCGCTGCTGGACATCATCCGCTACCTGTTCGTTTCGGCGATGACCACGGTGTCGGCGGCGATCTTCCTCTACAGCCCTGACACCATCCTCGCCGCCGTCGCCGTGTTGAACATGGACGATGCCGGCAACGTTGGCGGTGCCGCCGCCATGTCGGCCCTGATCCTGCTGACCAGCGCCGCCGCCTCGCTGCTGCTGGCCGCTGCTTCCCGCGGCCTGCTGCGCCGCTCCCAGGCCTGGCGCCAGCGCGCCTCCGGCCATTGA
- a CDS encoding putative 2-aminoethylphosphonate ABC transporter substrate-binding protein: protein MFKPLALAAAVSAVFSLQASAAATQLTVYTALEAEQLKSYKQAFEKANPDIEIKWVRDSTGIITAKLLAEKERPQADAVWGLAASSLAILDQNGMLEAYAPKDLGKISANYRDAANPPAWVGMDVWAATLCFNTVEAEKQGLSKPLSWQDLTKPEYKGKIVMPNPASSGTGFLDVSAWLQTFGEPQGWAYMDALHQNIGQYVHSGSKPCKLAAAGEFPIGISFEYPAVQLKRQGAPLEIVLPKEGLGWEIEATAVIKGSPKADAAKRLADFSASPAAMELYKDNFAVLAAPGIAKPQTELPADYEQRLINNDFAWASKHRDEILSEWRKRYDGKSEKVAQQ from the coding sequence ATGTTCAAGCCCCTCGCACTTGCCGCTGCCGTATCCGCCGTCTTCAGCCTGCAGGCTTCGGCCGCCGCCACCCAGCTGACCGTGTACACCGCTCTGGAAGCCGAGCAGCTCAAGAGCTACAAACAGGCCTTCGAAAAGGCCAACCCGGACATCGAGATCAAGTGGGTGCGTGACTCCACCGGCATCATCACCGCCAAGCTGCTGGCCGAAAAGGAGCGCCCGCAGGCTGACGCAGTCTGGGGCCTGGCCGCCTCCAGCCTGGCCATCCTCGACCAGAACGGCATGCTCGAAGCCTACGCGCCGAAAGATCTGGGCAAGATCTCGGCGAACTACCGAGATGCCGCCAACCCGCCCGCTTGGGTCGGCATGGATGTGTGGGCCGCGACCCTCTGCTTCAACACCGTCGAAGCCGAGAAACAGGGCCTGAGCAAGCCGCTGAGCTGGCAGGACCTGACCAAGCCGGAATACAAGGGCAAGATCGTCATGCCCAACCCGGCCTCGTCCGGCACCGGCTTCCTCGACGTCAGCGCCTGGCTGCAGACTTTCGGCGAGCCTCAGGGTTGGGCCTATATGGACGCTTTGCACCAGAATATCGGCCAGTACGTACACTCAGGCTCCAAGCCCTGCAAGCTGGCGGCGGCGGGCGAGTTCCCGATCGGTATCTCGTTCGAGTACCCGGCCGTGCAGCTCAAGCGCCAGGGTGCGCCGCTGGAGATCGTGCTGCCGAAGGAAGGCCTGGGCTGGGAGATCGAGGCCACCGCCGTGATCAAGGGTTCGCCGAAGGCTGACGCGGCCAAGCGCCTGGCTGATTTTTCGGCAAGCCCGGCGGCCATGGAACTGTACAAGGACAACTTTGCCGTACTGGCCGCGCCAGGTATCGCCAAGCCGCAGACCGAATTGCCGGCCGATTATGAACAGCGCCTGATCAACAACGACTTTGCCTGGGCCTCGAAGCACCGCGACGAGATCCTCAGCGAATGGCGCAAGCGCTATGACGGCAAGTCGGAGAAGGTGGCGCAACAATAA
- a CDS encoding phosphonate degradation HD-domain oxygenase has protein sequence MPTPTQTIDTLFSLYEQHGSDDYIGEAVNQLEHMSQAAQLAMAEGFDDEVVLAAFFHDIGHLCGGEASMGGYGVVSHERVGAEYLRRCGFGERMVRLVQYHVEAKRYLTLRQPGYYQRLSEASRGTLEYQGGVMSVAEADAFERDPLFAVSLRMREWDEMAKEVGVPVMDLGALRDKALALL, from the coding sequence ATGCCCACGCCAACCCAGACCATCGACACGCTGTTCTCCTTGTATGAGCAGCATGGTAGCGACGACTACATCGGCGAAGCCGTCAATCAGCTGGAGCACATGTCCCAGGCTGCGCAGTTGGCCATGGCTGAAGGCTTCGACGATGAAGTGGTACTGGCAGCATTTTTCCACGACATCGGCCACCTGTGCGGCGGTGAAGCCAGCATGGGGGGCTATGGCGTGGTCAGCCATGAGCGCGTCGGTGCCGAATACCTGCGCCGTTGTGGCTTCGGCGAGCGCATGGTGCGGCTGGTGCAGTATCACGTGGAAGCCAAGCGTTACCTGACCTTGCGCCAGCCGGGGTATTACCAGCGGTTGAGCGAGGCGAGCCGGGGCACCCTGGAGTACCAAGGGGGTGTGATGAGCGTGGCCGAGGCGGATGCGTTCGAGCGGGATCCGCTGTTCGCAGTGAGCTTGCGGATGCGCGAATGGGACGAGATGGCCAAGGAGGTCGGGGTACCGGTGATGGATCTTGGGGCGCTGAGGGATAAGGCACTGGCCTTGCTCTGA
- a CDS encoding IS256 family transposase → MPTKKKPLRDLPKIPKELLEQFGEGLMTAEAIEDASAAFKKALIERALHAELGHHLGYPPGAQRPEDETNQRNGKSGKTVLTGDGPLRLDIPRDRDGSFSPILIPKHERRYTGFDDKIIAMYARGMTVREIRAFLSEQYGTDVSPDFISSVTDEVMDEIGAWQQRPLEPMYPVIFFDALRVKIREEGLVRNKAIYLALGVLPDGTRDILGIWIENTEGAKFWMKVFNDLKTRGVEDVLIAVTDGLKGMPEALSAVFPETTLQTCIVHLIRNSLDYAAWDKRRALAKELKPIYQAINAEAAEQALDEFESGPWGEKYPTVVAAWRRAWDRVIPFFVFPPAIRKVIYTTNAIESINAQLRKVIKTRGHFPNDDAATKLIWLGLRNITANWGKPAHDWKSAMNQFAILYGDRFIRPTW, encoded by the coding sequence ATGCCAACCAAAAAGAAACCCCTGCGTGACCTGCCCAAAATCCCCAAGGAGCTGCTGGAGCAGTTCGGTGAGGGCCTGATGACCGCAGAAGCTATCGAGGATGCCTCTGCGGCGTTCAAGAAGGCCTTGATCGAACGCGCTCTGCATGCCGAGCTTGGCCACCACCTGGGTTATCCGCCGGGCGCGCAGCGCCCGGAGGATGAAACCAACCAGCGCAACGGCAAAAGCGGCAAGACAGTGCTAACCGGCGATGGGCCTCTGCGCTTGGATATCCCTCGCGACCGTGACGGCAGCTTCTCGCCCATCCTGATCCCCAAACATGAGCGCCGTTACACTGGCTTCGACGACAAGATCATCGCCATGTACGCCCGTGGAATGACAGTCAGAGAGATCCGGGCCTTCCTGTCCGAGCAGTATGGAACCGACGTTTCACCCGACTTCATCAGCTCTGTGACAGACGAGGTCATGGACGAAATTGGCGCGTGGCAACAGCGGCCATTGGAGCCGATGTACCCGGTCATTTTCTTTGATGCGCTGCGGGTGAAGATTCGCGAAGAAGGCCTGGTGCGCAACAAGGCCATTTACTTGGCTTTGGGCGTTCTACCCGACGGGACGCGCGACATCCTGGGCATCTGGATCGAGAACACTGAGGGTGCGAAGTTCTGGATGAAGGTGTTCAACGATCTCAAGACACGTGGCGTCGAGGACGTGCTGATTGCCGTGACCGATGGCCTTAAAGGCATGCCAGAAGCCCTCAGCGCCGTGTTTCCAGAGACGACATTGCAGACGTGCATCGTGCATCTGATCCGCAACAGCCTGGACTACGCGGCCTGGGACAAACGGCGCGCACTGGCCAAGGAACTGAAACCGATTTACCAAGCCATCAATGCCGAAGCGGCTGAGCAAGCACTCGATGAGTTTGAGAGCGGGCCGTGGGGTGAGAAATATCCAACGGTGGTGGCTGCCTGGAGACGCGCCTGGGATCGCGTGATTCCATTCTTTGTCTTTCCGCCCGCCATCCGGAAGGTGATCTATACCACCAACGCGATCGAGAGCATCAACGCCCAGCTACGCAAGGTCATCAAGACCCGAGGGCATTTCCCGAATGATGACGCAGCGACCAAACTGATTTGGCTGGGATTGCGCAACATAACAGCCAATTGGGGAAAACCGGCCCATGATTGGAAAAGCGCGATGAATCAATTTGCGATTCTGTACGGAGATCGGTTCATCAGGCCAACCTGGTGA
- a CDS encoding GTPase/DUF3482 domain-containing protein codes for MTEPLKLAVVGHTNVGKTSLLRTLTRDVGFGEVSHRPSTTRHVEGARLSVDGEPLLELYDTPGLEDAIALLDYLERLERPGERLDGPARLARFLQGSEARQRFEQEAKVLRQLLASNAGLYVIDAREPVLAKYRDELEVLASCGKPLLPVLNFVASSQHREPQWREALARLGLHALVRFDSVAPPEDGERRLYESLALLLEDARPALQRLIEDQQAQRLARQHSGKRLIAELLLDCAACRRSVEAEPAAEARAIEALREDVRQREQRCVEALLKLYAFRREDANAGDLPLLNGRWGDDLFNPETLKLLGVRLGSGVAAGAAAGAGVDLLVGGLTLGAAALAGAIAGGALQTARNYGSRLMGKLKGQRELTVDDTVLRLLALRQQQLMVALDGRGHAAQDSIKLGAVDEKAWREGKLPEALSKARAHPQWSTLNPGAKLNQAERQEQLEALVSQI; via the coding sequence ATGACTGAGCCGCTGAAACTGGCCGTGGTCGGCCACACCAACGTCGGCAAGACCTCGCTGCTGCGCACCCTCACCCGCGACGTCGGCTTCGGCGAGGTCTCGCACCGCCCCAGCACCACCCGCCACGTCGAAGGTGCGCGGCTGTCGGTGGACGGCGAACCGCTGCTCGAGCTCTACGACACCCCCGGCCTGGAAGACGCCATCGCCCTGCTCGACTACCTCGAGCGCCTGGAACGCCCCGGTGAGCGCCTGGACGGCCCGGCCCGCCTCGCACGCTTCCTGCAGGGCAGCGAGGCGCGCCAGCGCTTCGAGCAGGAAGCCAAGGTGCTGCGTCAGCTGCTGGCGAGCAATGCCGGCCTATATGTGATCGACGCCCGCGAGCCGGTGCTGGCCAAGTACCGTGACGAGCTGGAAGTGCTGGCCAGCTGCGGCAAACCGCTGTTGCCGGTGCTCAACTTCGTCGCCAGCAGCCAGCACCGCGAGCCGCAATGGCGTGAAGCCCTTGCCCGGCTTGGGCTTCACGCATTGGTGCGGTTCGACAGCGTGGCGCCGCCGGAAGATGGCGAACGCCGGTTGTACGAGAGCCTGGCGCTGCTGCTGGAGGACGCCCGACCGGCCCTGCAACGGCTGATCGAAGACCAACAGGCCCAGCGCCTGGCACGCCAGCACAGCGGCAAGCGGCTGATCGCCGAACTGCTACTCGACTGCGCCGCCTGCCGGCGCAGTGTCGAGGCCGAACCTGCCGCAGAAGCGCGAGCCATCGAGGCCTTGCGCGAGGATGTACGCCAGCGTGAGCAGCGCTGCGTCGAGGCACTGCTCAAGCTGTATGCCTTCCGCCGCGAGGATGCCAATGCCGGTGACTTGCCGCTGCTGAATGGCCGTTGGGGCGATGACCTGTTCAATCCCGAAACCCTGAAGTTGCTGGGGGTCCGTCTGGGCAGCGGCGTGGCGGCCGGGGCGGCGGCCGGGGCCGGCGTTGACCTGTTGGTTGGCGGCCTGACCCTCGGCGCGGCAGCGTTGGCCGGCGCGATCGCCGGTGGTGCGCTGCAGACTGCGCGCAACTATGGGTCGCGACTCATGGGCAAACTGAAGGGGCAGCGTGAGCTGACGGTGGATGACACGGTGCTGCGGCTGCTGGCATTGCGTCAGCAGCAACTGATGGTGGCACTGGATGGCCGGGGGCATGCGGCGCAGGACAGCATCAAGCTGGGGGCCGTGGATGAAAAGGCTTGGCGAGAAGGCAAACTGCCAGAGGCCTTGAGCAAGGCGCGGGCGCATCCACAGTGGTCGACCCTTAACCCCGGGGCGAAGCTGAATCAGGCTGAGCGGCAGGAGCAGCTGGAAGCGCTGGTTTCACAGATCTGA